The genomic stretch cactctctctctctcacacacacacacactctctctctctcacacacacacacactctctctctctcacacacacacacactctctctctctcacacacacacactctctctctctcacacacacacacactctctctctctcacacacacacactctctctgtctcacacacacacactctctgtctctcacacacacacactctctgtctctcacacacacacactctctgtctctcacacacacacactctctgtctctcacacacacacactctctgtctctcacacacacactctctctctctctctctctcacacacacacacactctctctcacacacacacagtctcaaacacacacagtctctctctctctcacactcaaacacacacacaacctctcacacacactcgcatcttCCAGAGATTATTCAGAGTAactgttatatgttatataaggGAACGATTAAGACCGactgagagagcgagagacccACACTAGTGGCCTGAGCATCACATCCATCTTCCCACTTCCATAAATGATGTCATACATTCTAATGGAAAGTTCTGGACCGGGCTTACGTGTAGCTTACGAGAGCACTACTTACTTGCGCAGGTTGTTGAGCACCATGATGTTGGCGTACATGTGAAAGAGGTAGTAGCTGTAAGGCGGGTTCTCAGCCGTGGTCCATTGCTCAGGTTTGGGGCTCTTGTAAGAGAACATGTGATCGCTGTGCTTGGACTCATCATCCACGCTGTCAAAGCCGGTCACCTAAAGGAGGAGAAAACGAGCGTGaaaaaggggtgtgtgtgtgtgtgtgtgtgtgtgtgtctgtgtgtgtgtgtgagagagagagcgagagatacagaaatacagaccTGGAACTTAAAGTGGTTTAAGAGTAAAAAAGTCCAACATGGATAAATGCAGCTTAACATTAATGTGATTTAataaaaagatgtttttaaaaGTTGTTATTTCCAaaaagttagaaaaaaaaaattggtcagAAGTGAAAAGATTCTGTATACAGCATGTAAACAAATCCCACAACAGcacatgatattattattatgtatgtgtgttagagtgtgtgtgtgtgtgtgtgtgtgtgtgtgtgtgtgtgtgtgagtgtgtgttagagagtgtgtgtgtgagtgtgtgtgtgagagagtgagtgtgtgtgagagagagagagagagagtgtgtgtgtgtgtatgtgtgtgtgtgtgtgtgagagagtatgtgtgtgtgaaagagagtatgtgtgtgtttgtgtgtgtgtgtgtgtgagagagagtgagtgtgtgtgagagagagagagagagagagagagtgtgtgtgtgtgtgagagagagagagagtgtgtgtgtgagagaaagagagtatgtgtgtgtgtgtgtgtgtgtgtgagtatgtgtgtgtgtgtgagagagagagtgtgtgtgtgggagagagagagagtatgtgtgtgtttgtgtgtgtgagtatgtgtgtgtgtgtgagagagtatgtgtgtgtgtgtgagagagtatgtgtgtgtgaaagagagtatgtgtgtgtttgtgtgtgtgtgatagagagaaagagtatgtgtgtgtttgtgtgtgtgtgtgatagagagaaagagtatgtgtgtgttagagtgtgtgattgtgtgtgtgtgtgtgtgtgtgtatgtgtgtgtgtgagtgagagtgagtatgtgtgtgtgtgagtgagagagagtatgtgtgtgttagagtgtgtgtgttagagtacgtgtgtgtgtgtgtgtgtgtgtgaaagagtgtgtgtgtgtgtgtgtgtgtgtgtgtgtgtgtgtgcgtgtgtgcgtgtgtgagtatgtgtgtgtgtgagagagtgagtatgtgtgtgcgtgagtgagagaaagagtacgtgtgtgtgtgtgtgtgtgtgtgtgtgcgtgtttgcgtgcatgcgtgtgtgtctgcatgtgtgtgtgtgcgtgcttgtgtttGAAACCCACTCACATATTTGAGGAACACATGCAGCTCTTTGTGCTCCTGAGGATTCACCGTCGCCTCAAACAAAGGGAGGAAGATGTTCTCCAGCATCTTGGCAAAGTTGGGAATCAGCTTCCGTGACATAAAAAtatcactggaaaaaaaaaagggaatattGTAGTTGTTACTTATAATTGTTGTTACTACTAGATATTTATTTCACCTTTTATAAAATCCATCATGGATATGGTAGAAGACTCTTACATcactatatgtactgtatatagctcACAAGGACTAGAATTAGGGGTGCCATTAATTGTGACCTATCTATTCTGATAGTCTTTGTATTAATTACCTAAGAATATATTTACTTTGTATATTTGTCAACATTGCAGTGTgatacagaaatgaataaagCATGAAGACAATTTTCATAGTGTtatgtaattacttttttttttttttttaaatccctgccaatcattttgatgctggatGTGGTTCTGATTCTTGTAACGTcgtcgtcttttttttttaaatatgctttCTGGTCGATTCTATAAAGACGAGGTTACGTGTGCTTAGACACTTACTAGATTCTGGGCACCTGAATGATCCAGCGCATGTTAGGGGAGTAGACTTTATGCTGAATAAACCAATGAGCAAGGCTTTCCCACTCCTCCGGCGAGCGCCCGTAGATAGAGAGGCGGGGCTCGGCGTGCTGGTATTTACTCTCCTCCAGATCATGAGCGACTTCCTGTCGGTGTAAAGAGCGTGAAATTAGAAGAGACTGAGGCAtcagtgatagatagatagatagatagatagatagaaagaaaaacagagatagataaacagacagacagacagatagatagataaacatatagatagatagatagatagatagatagatagatagatagatagatagatagatagatagacagaaaaacagacagataggtagataaacagacagatagataaacagacagacagatagatagatagataaacagacagataaacagacagatagatagatagatagatagatagatagatagatagatagatagatagatagatagatagatagatagatagatagatagatagataaacatagatagataaacatagatagatagatagatagatagatagatagatagatagatagatagatagatagatagatagatagatagatagatagatagaaaaacagacagatggacagacagacagacagacagacagacagacagacagacagacagatagatagatagatagatagatagatagacagacagataaacatagatagatagacagataaacatagatagatagatagatagatagatagatagatagatagatagatagatagatagatagatagatagatagatagatagatagataaacatagatagatagatagatagatagatagatagatagatagatagatagatagatagatagatagatagatagatagaaaaacagacagatagacagacagacagacagacagacagacagacagatagatagatagatagatagatagatagatagatagatagatagacagataaacatagatagatagacagataaacatagatagatagatagatagatagatagatagatagatagatagatagatagatagatagatagatagaaaaacagacagatagatagataaacagacagacagatagataaacagacagatagatagatagatagataaacagacagatagatagatagataaacagacagagatagacagaaacatagatagatagatagatagatagatagatagatagatagatagatagatagatagatagatagatagatagatagacagaaaaacagacagatagatagataaacagacagacagatagatagatagatagatcgatagatagatagatagatagatagatagatagatagatagatagatagatagatagatagaaaaacagacagatagatagataaacagacagacagatagataaacagacagatagatagatagataaacagacagatagatagatagataaacagacagatagatagacagataaacatagatagatagatagatagatagatagatagatagatagatagatagatagatagatagatagatagaaaaacagacagatagatagataaacagacagacagatagatagatagataaacatagatagatagatagatagatagatagatagatagatagatagatagatagatagatagatagatgctgtaaatgtaaataatgattaTACCTTTATCAGCAGAGCAAAGTACTCTCCTTCGATGTAGTTGTCAGTTTTCAGGTAGATTTCACGTAGCTCGCTCGCTCCCACCGGATTATATTTGGAGTTGAACTTGTCGAAACGATGAAACGTCTGCCTGCCCTGTGTGAGATTAACGTCGGCTCGGGTTAGAGTCAAAGTGCGGAGAATGACAGACTTTTTCCCACCAGGGTTAGATGGCTCACAGTGCTGCACGTGTGGATTAAACATATACGCCACCGATAAAACGTCTTAAAAATCCTAAAAGTCCGACGTCCTTTTAAATAATAGACCTTTTATAAGATAAGATTACAGAACAAcccaaaagtgttttattcctcttataccacagcaactACATAAGAATGacatattgtattattataaaaacaaagtcTTATTTTTTAGCCTTTCATAGCTGCATTGAACGTCTCAGGAAAGAGCTGCTTTTAATAAGACTCCTTTTAATGAGACTTCTTCCAAACATGCTCCTTACGGAGAAGTAGAGGGCTCGGAATCTCCTGTCAGTATGTCATGTATAGATACTCTAACATCTcggatgccccttttccaccgaggcagtttgagtgcaggttcggagactaatttagaaccagttctttcttttacgaccgccaaagcaccggctctgaaccaggaaaagtggttcttaagtagcaccaaaacgttgctggtctagacttaagaactgcttgcgtcaggggctgtgggcggggctactgttagcgcatttgataatgtaccttaagtttactaatgtttaatacacttttactttactgcaatatgatcagttatcagcacacatgacagtaggtagctacatgctaaggcgaacttttttctgtgttaatgataaaataacgttatgtattttctcgattacaacctccgtttatacagattacatggagttgcacgtacacgttggatcgccgcgtttggatgccgatgtaggttcacaaagccatgagcattaacagtaaagcaacatccgacattgttgttgtgtttgtgtttgtcgctgctccgctaacgttgctgtgtaacgtgacacgtatacagtgacctcacactcggctctgtgatgctctctaactgatggaaagacaaaccggttcttagaaggttcgccagtggaagcAACTTTGacccagcaccagcactagctctgaaccagcccccgggtctttctggtggaaaaggggtatttaACAGCTGAAATGCCACAGCAGCAGAAATGATctaatttgtctctatgacattcctgtgctgtgtcagagatgtttaaatttacattatatttattacatacagaTGTCAGAACATCTCAAATATGATCAATCAcaaacgtaatccctacacgacaACCCGAGGCTTATAACAGACCAGATTTTTAaagcattcctttttttttttttattccacaacCAATcccagtcttcaaaagaatttgtttacctagtaacaggttaagccccgccccctctctAAGATAGACCTTGTTGTGTTCTCCTTAGTCGGAGTTGCTCTGAGATCTgaggtcctgaatcactctgaaGATAAGATTCCTAATTAGATGTTTTTAAGCTAAAtcaggagctctctgagatcagtATTAGACTCTTTATGAAAAAGGGCTCTAAGGGTTTTAATCTGATTACAGGGAATCTCTGATTAATTAGAAAGCGGACCGCTGTGGCTCGTGGATTACTGTGAGGACCTTAGGGTCAGATCGGTAGCGACTGACGGATCTGTGATATCTGTATGGTGTTAAAAATAGGAAAGCGTGGGTTCAgtgacttaaaggtggggtcttcgTTGTTTGATaaccaatgtcgacatttgaaatcaccaaaacaaacacgcccctaacccaaatgggtcccacccctgtatcgatagctccgcccacacatacatacgtgaCCCAGGCGActgacagaaagaaacgtgtctatcatagctgaagggaagaacaatacgattgcagataaacaaacaagcaaaaatgccacacaagcataatcatgtaaaggacaaaggcatatattagttctgtgtaacaaagcaaaaccgacgttactcacctatcgagaaggaaaaaagcgcctcggcgtgttaagtaaagtcggccacatattcacaggtcggagtttcccgagtcaataactcctgagctaaacgctgttactacacaaataacacctcttttctatcgtagtaatgtagagacgcagctacaacccaatttccctcaaaatcagctttcctccacggtggacaaaatacacaagtgtGGACGACTGAgggacagattccaagggaccgtctgcaatgtgcaaaacccgaaaagcgaatactacaaaaacagtcaataatttgactgtaatacactgtactgtcatcagattcagctcacacatcaccgaTGTCCCGATAGttaaacacttatttgggggaaatgtcttttcattttgagggaattattttcatattaaaaaaatcaactttacttaagtccctCGGCGTCTCATCACAGACCTCATaactccttcagttctctccagcgctggaaagctgatcctatattaacacgtcctactgcttgccttatcgtaagcctttcttcgctttctttctttgtttttatccaccatgtcaatgttaaaacaagACACgtccctttctgctcattggctacacgttagttttgtttttgttttgattggaggcccaacacagttttctgaagcatttctcaaacgacggagaccccacctttaatcctGTATCGTGACAATGCAAAATGCCAAGGAGGCACCTGGAAGCGCTTACAGCATGGACGTCCAGCGAGTCCACAGTGAGGTCATAAGGATCCATGTTGAGGTTGTTGAAAACCTGTTTGAGGCTCAGTCTCTGCCCGGCCTTCTCCAGGACCACGCGCTCTGCGTCCGTCTTATACGTGCTCTGGATGAAGTTAAGCAGATGTTTCTGGTTCATACAGGCTGCAGCGTGGATGTGAGTATCGACCTGTGAATCGCAGAAAGGACGGATTTACGAATGCAGCGCACGGTGACGCACGGCTGGAACGGTACGTGAAAAGTAACGGAGATGCAAATCGCACCTTCCTGACGTTATAGAAATCTCGATGTGGGACTCCTTTGAGTTCTTTGAGCTCGGCCATTTCATTGAGCATCTCATGCAGGTAGAACTTCGAGCTCAGGAAGTTCAGTCGTCTGTGACAGTATGTCTTTCTGGCACAGGAGAAAAGATCACAGAGCAAAATGGtgaatgtttttggtttttgttttgttttgtttgcgtGTTGACATGCTGATGAGTTGATCTGGATTCAACGTAGTCAGAGATCAAAAtaggaataaattaaataaataaataaataaataaataaataaataaataaatagcagccTGTGTCTCAAATGTTCCTGTAAAAACCACACCTCCTAGAGGCGGGGTTTTTAACAGGATAACAGGCGTCCCTTTTctatttgttattgtttatcttAAATGTAAAACCTGCCCTCATGGGAGGAGAACTTCACTCACGTGGGTCCGTCTACGATCATGGCCAGGACGTGGCTCATGTCGATGGCGAACGTCTCGAGGTCAGGGTACGGCAAACAGTGGGGTCTGTTCTCCTTGAGAGCCGTTGCACTCTCGAACACGTGTACAATCCCGTCCCTCATTTTCAGCTCGTAGTTCAGGTTCTCCGGAATATTCTCCATGCTGTAAGGGTCTTCTCCTTCCTGAGGGCATGGGCAAATGTCTGCGCAGTGCAGATTACCAAGTAAAGTACaacacggaaaaaaaaaatgacaataaattaattaattaaattaaatatttcttgtAAACAGTGTCCAAGGAAGACACAGCTACCTGGCAGGACTTCGTCTTCCTCTCTCCACTTCAGGTTCTCGGCACTGCGCAGGAACCTGGCGGTGGTCTGAGGGAAACGGTGGTACGCCAGCTTGGAATATTTCTCCCGGATGAATAGCGCCTTCAGAAGACTTTTAGCCGCTTGCTCGTAGTCTTCCACGGTGATCTGGTATAAGGGGTAGTCCGTGATTTGATCAGAAGTTAGCTAAAGCTAGCTAAATATTCTTCAAAGTCACAcccataaaaaatataaataaaaacaccaaccaagagctcctgagaaacTAACAGGTCATGCTTAAAAAATCACTAACAGCACCTTTAACGACAAATAAACTGagtaattaaacaaacactcaCCCCAGCACAGTAATCGCCACTGATGGTGACTCTCTGGTACTCGGGAAAGTTGTCTGGGATGGAGGGACAGATGGTGGACGGGGAGACGAGCGGAGTTGGTGTGGCTCTTGCCCAGTCCACACAAACAGGGATTTGCATGGACTGAGATCGAATGATCTTCAAACTCTTCTTCCTGTACATCCGATGAGAAACGCATCTTATTTTAATGCGTCGGGTTTTTAACAGTGACATTTTAGTGCTGATTAGCGCCATCTGATGACTGTAAGAGAAACAGCATTTGGAATAGAAACTGGTGAGTTTTTCCTGTTGGGTGTGGGGCTAATTTCTGGGCTGGAAAAATGTGAACAGaaccctgaaataaaaaaaaactacacggATCCACTGCATCCGAATTTAATGCCTCGACTTTATTCATAAACTCTATTATTGTTACCGGTTTGGAAACACGTTGACAGATTACAGACCGCCCCTTTAATCGTTTGAAGTCGTAGTTTATTCGTTTACAACTGAATTCGTTTGCA from Tachysurus fulvidraco isolate hzauxx_2018 chromosome 2, HZAU_PFXX_2.0, whole genome shotgun sequence encodes the following:
- the ampd3a gene encoding AMP deaminase 3 isoform X2, producing MVNNSVAVFFVMLRGGASLPLTPRNRGDSEMPRQFPKVTLSDVDEEVRLLAEKVYASALKEEENKDAISMYTVPEDCPIGLQQAKERELLRELAEQHSEETAKSHQMALISTKMSLLKTRRIKIRCVSHRMYRKKSLKIIRSQSMQIPVCVDWARATPTPLVSPSTICPSIPDNFPEYQRVTISGDYCAGITVEDYEQAAKSLLKALFIREKYSKLAYHRFPQTTARFLRSAENLKWREEDEVLPDICPCPQEGEDPYSMENIPENLNYELKMRDGIVHVFESATALKENRPHCLPYPDLETFAIDMSHVLAMIVDGPTKTYCHRRLNFLSSKFYLHEMLNEMAELKELKGVPHRDFYNVRKVDTHIHAAACMNQKHLLNFIQSTYKTDAERVVLEKAGQRLSLKQVFNNLNMDPYDLTVDSLDVHAGRQTFHRFDKFNSKYNPVGASELREIYLKTDNYIEGEYFALLIKEVAHDLEESKYQHAEPRLSIYGRSPEEWESLAHWFIQHKVYSPNMRWIIQVPRIYDIFMSRKLIPNFAKMLENIFLPLFEATVNPQEHKELHVFLKYVTGFDSVDDESKHSDHMFSYKSPKPEQWTTAENPPYSYYLFHMYANIMVLNNLRKERGLSTFQFRPHCGEAGSITHLVSAFLTADNISHGLNLKKSPVLQYLYYLAQVPIAMSPLSNNSLFLEYSKNPLREFLHKGLCVSLSTDDPMQFHYTKEALMEEYAIAAQLWKLSTCDLCEIARNSVLQSGLSHQEKKYFLGANYLKDGPEGNDIRRTNVAQIRMAYRHETLCNELSFLVDVVKSEALGSQM